From the genome of Vitis riparia cultivar Riparia Gloire de Montpellier isolate 1030 chromosome 2, EGFV_Vit.rip_1.0, whole genome shotgun sequence:
GGATGTCTGTTTTTTCAGTCTTATAATTCTGTAGGATGTAATGagaacattttgcctaaggatAACCATGATATCTATCGTATAAGAGAAATAGTTTTTGATGTTGTATATATAAGAACTCCTTTTAATCAGGGATAACAATGAGATTGTTTTTTCGGATACCTTCCCCCTATAGGATGAGTTtggaatttaaataaatagattatgaatggatttgagatttttttttattttatttaattttaagattgGTTTGGTTTGCACCTTGCcacaattatataaaattaattttaaattttaatttaatttaatttttatttacctatattttaatatataataataataataatacttttcaataattaaaatgataaaaaaataataatattttaattatttatacaatatatctattttaatataattaaaaatatattttttttaaattaaattttttaaaaagaagttaaaacaGGATGAGAATGGGAATTATTAAGCAAATGAGACGAGGTGACCTGTTTGAACCTACCCTATTGGCATCCCTACTTTTTTAATCACATATACGTGTGGTACAGTCGTGAGAATTCATTGAATCCAGAAAATGTACACAATTGGGAATGGGTTGTTATCACCAATTAAGTATTCCAAAGTCTGTTTGCATACAATAAAGAACTTCAAAAAGATCACAATCTCCTCATCAAAGTCTGCCAATACCTGTTGAATATTTATCCTTATTGCTCTCCTTTATATCATAGTTCTAAGCTCTATTAACACTGACGTCCACCCCAATGGAGGTGGAGTTGATCCAGACTCCAGATTCCAGCTTCCAGCTTCCAGCAATCATTCCTGTCATAAACAAGTTACTTCCTCCAATACCAAAATAGGATATCCTGCTAACTCTTGTACCTCATGTTCAATGTTTATTGAGGAACCCATTAGACATTCTGAACAAGCAGTGCTCCACAAGAagtgaaaaaccaaaaaaaattaaaattaaaacattttccaTGGCTTTCAATTCATTACCTCCTATTGGAATCCGTGCAACGATTAATggtgaaaaatagaaaaaaatgagaaagaaaaacacaaagatttaacgtggttcggctaATCGCCTACGTCCACGGCAACAAGGAAAAGAGGATTTTCACTATGTATCAAATTAGGGTTATATAAAAGGTATTTATATTAACCCTTAAGAATGAAAATCCCAAAAATACTCTTGAACCATACCACAGGGGCAACCACCAACCTATCGTTCGCCCCACAACAAAAGAAGTACAAGCCTGAATGGCAAATGTCGTCACTCCGCTTCGCTcaaatatgagccacatactacaacacCTCCCATGGAGAAACTGTGTTTGATGTACCCCTAACAAAGATGAGGAGAAGCACAAAATTGTTTATGTAGGCTAGACTCCAACTAACATACTATAATTTCGCAGTTGCAATATGAATGTGTAAAATTTCAGCTTGATAATAAAACAAGATTGTCCTGTTATCTAGCAATTtagtttggaaatttttttggcCCTGAAACAACTCCTCTGTTTAAATGCATCACATGTAttaatcaataataatcatgCTTGTGTATCATGCCTTGAGTAGAAATCTTGTGATAATCAGACCCtaatgaaaaagattttaatttggGTTTTCAATTCATGCATGAAGTCATTGATAAAGTCAGAGAACCCAGGTATAAAACCCTCAGTGAATATCCATAGGCATCATATTAACATCAGACACTTCACAGCTGAAAACCTACAAAAATGGTCCTGTGGACTGAGAACTTACAAAAGCAAGGTGAAATATATTCTTTCCACATGTTCAAAACTCCAAAAAAGCAAGCAAATTATGAAAAGGAACCTACTAAAGCATGGAAAGGAATATAGAACCCTACACGAGAAAAGGCAACCAACTGAGTAAGGACACAAACAGAAACAGGATATCTTTTCCATATGGTCTTTGAAAGCACAAGTGCTTGCTCTTATGGTAAGTAACCCGAAGAAACAATGGACGCGAATCAAATTATAGTATCAGATAGATTACAACAAGTAGTCATTCTTCCAAATGCTATGCAAAGGATGACACATTCATCTCTTTTCAACAGACAATAACAAATTATAAGGAAGTTAGGAACAAATCAGTGATATCTCCTCACTAATGATTTCACAAGAATTAACCTCAAATAATTGCCTTTCGATTTCATGAAACCCAATTCTTATAAATTGATAACAATTGATAATTGTCTATAAATCTCATAGAACCCCATATGAACAATTAAGGGCTTGACAGAATACCaatataatttacaaatgaatcaaactaacaGCTAGTTTTCAATATTAATAAATCCCAAGATTTCAAGTGTACTTGTTTCAAGATCAAAATCCCCTTACTGAACTCTGCCAAACCTCGACAGACTGCTGGTCTTTCCTTGTCACAAACATTTTGTTCCCCCCAAAGCTCAAGTGGGTTATCCTTGATCCTCCCATGTCCTTTGCTCTACCCATCAAGTTCCTCCTATATACCCTCTCCTGCAACCCATCTTCACTCTTTATCGTAGAACCCATGAAAACCTCAGACCATAACTCCAAATTCCCTCCCTTACTACAAAAAACTTGATTCCCATGGCTTTCAATCTTACACCCGACACCTTCTTTTTTCCCATTAACCGCCCTTCTCGTCTCCCCGGTGGGAACCCATGTATTCATAGCACCGAGATTTCTTAAATCCATGAGGAACACCTCCCCTGAATTCACACCAACTTTGAAAATTGCAGACAAGTTTTCTGAAACCGTGACATCTGAAAAGCAATCTACTTTCTCCTTCAATTCCCATACTAAATTTCCAGACCTCACATCCCATAATTTGATGTTGCCGCATACTCCTGAAGGCCCACTATGAGATCCAGATGCCATTAACAGATTATAATCCGAAATCCAACTCAATTTCGTTGCGGGAATGCCTGAATCGAGATCAGCACCATAAATTTCATTCGTACCAATTTCAGAAATCGGCTTCAAGTTTTCGATGTCAAAAACAACGATCGAATTTGAATTTCGCCTGCCCGATTCAAAACTAGTGAACAAGAATTTAGAGGAGGACCCAATTGCTTGAACTGTTGAACTAGACCTGGTCACGTTTTCCCAATTCAAGGTCTCTTTCACATACCCGTTTTCGAGATCGAGAATCTGCAAACCCGAAAAGTCCGTGGCCCCGGCAGCCACCACTGACGGCGATAAAGCGAGGAGAGAGTCGACGGCGGAGAACCGCGTCAAAATTGTGGATTTCCTCTGCAGAGACCAATCAAAAGACGTGATCTTAGAGCCATGGGCGACATGCACTGACCCGAACATCGTGGTCGATATCGCCGACGGCGAATCCCTGCCGTTCAACGGCAAAATCAGCGATTTCTCAAGATTGAAGGCGTCGAACTGAGATGGGTTAGATAGAGAAGAGACGAGAAGGCTCTCAATACCATAGAATTTGGCTTCCGAAAAGAGGTCTTGGAGATCAACAGCTTTGGCCTTTGACGGAAGATTACCAGTACGAAGCAAAGACAGAAGGATTGAAAACAAGTCCGGGTCTCGGTCGATGAAGGGAAATCCGATCTGGGCCGACTTCGGCAAGTCTAAAATCTTGGAGAACAGAGATTTGGGGCCggctagggttagggtttgtttggtagtCTGAAAAATCTGGCCGCCAACGTCGATGGTGACGATGTTGGATTCCTTTCTGCCGCTTGGAGGCATCATCGGTGCATAAGGTGGCATTATTCGAAATTCCCAATATGCACTTCAAGTCCCAGAACCGGAAAAAGCTTCAAAAAATGGTGGTAGTGGTGGTGGTAGCGGTGGTTGGGCTGGCGATAGTGGCTGCGGTGGTGCAGGAGGAGGGATATATAAGGATAGAGGAAAGGAAAACATTGGAGGGTCTCTAGAAGGTCAAAGGATTCGATGGTCAACAATAGGGGTCGCTGAatttccgtttttttttttttcattaattcaagGACACCCTTGCTTTCAAGCATTCCAGTTTGGACTAGAGATTTGGTGGGTTTCACCCTTGCTTCCTGGAATGGAATggggattatttttttaatttttgtctttaaatttaatttttcttcctcgtgtcatttgaaattatttataattttaatttttaatgggTTGAATTGGGTCTTCGAAAGTATCAACAAATTTTActtctagaaaatattaaaattaagtaaGTTCgattaacatgtttttttgtttataataatgattttttttttctggaagAATCGCCAATAAATGGTATTTTAGGAatcattttaaatgttttttaaatttgtaaaaatttgtCAAGTATTAAGTTCTTTCTAGAAGGGCTCTACGGTGCCTTATGAAGAAACGAGTCAACCAAAATAGAAATGCAGCACCAGTGTCGAGAGATGCATGCATGCGAAAAATGAACAACAGCAAATGACAAATGTGaatgtggaaaagaaaaagaaaagaaaattttcagcTATCAGACCCTATTCATTGAAACGAGATAATCAATCAAACACGTGTATTCTATTCACAAACAAGTTTAAAGTTGGGAAAGTGTTGGGA
Proteins encoded in this window:
- the LOC117907022 gene encoding BTB/POZ domain-containing protein At5g41330 yields the protein MPPYAPMMPPSGRKESNIVTIDVGGQIFQTTKQTLTLAGPKSLFSKILDLPKSAQIGFPFIDRDPDLFSILLSLLRTGNLPSKAKAVDLQDLFSEAKFYGIESLLVSSLSNPSQFDAFNLEKSLILPLNGRDSPSAISTTMFGSVHVAHGSKITSFDWSLQRKSTILTRFSAVDSLLALSPSVVAAGATDFSGLQILDLENGYVKETLNWENVTRSSSTVQAIGSSSKFLFTSFESGRRNSNSIVVFDIENLKPISEIGTNEIYGADLDSGIPATKLSWISDYNLLMASGSHSGPSGVCGNIKLWDVRSGNLVWELKEKVDCFSDVTVSENLSAIFKVGVNSGEVFLMDLRNLGAMNTWVPTGETRRAVNGKKEGVGCKIESHGNQVFCSKGGNLELWSEVFMGSTIKSEDGLQERVYRRNLMGRAKDMGGSRITHLSFGGNKMFVTRKDQQSVEVWQSSVRGF